The following coding sequences are from one Lolium rigidum isolate FL_2022 chromosome 6, APGP_CSIRO_Lrig_0.1, whole genome shotgun sequence window:
- the LOC124658944 gene encoding protein GID8 homolog, whose protein sequence is MASSKKVVTRDEWERKLRDVKIRKEDMDRLVMNFLVTEGFVDAADRFRLESGTQTDIDLATITDRMDVKRAVQSGNVQEAIDKMNDLNPTILERNPQVYFHLLQQKLIELIRVGKISEALEFAQQELAPRGEKNQAFLKEIEKTVALLLFEDAENCPYGELLDVSHRLKTANEVNAAILTSQSQEKDPKLPSLLKMLIWTQDQLDEKAAYPRINNFSTAALEDPAI, encoded by the exons ATGGCGTCCTCGAAGAAGGTGGTGACGCGGGACGAGTGGGAGCGGAAGCTACGCGACGTGAAGATCCGCAAGGAGGACATGGACCGGCTCGTCATGAACTTCCTCGTCACCGAGGGCTTCGTCGACGCCGCCGACCGGTTCCGCCTCGAGTCCGGCACCCAAA CCGACATTGACCTGGCGACCATCACGGATCGGATGGACGTGAAGAGGGCGGTTCAGTCGGGGAACGTCCAGGAGGCCATCGACAAGATGAACGATCTTAACCCCACG ATTCTGGAGAGAAATCCCCAAGTATACTTCCATCTGTTGCAGCAAAAGCTGATAGAGTTGATTCGTGTGGGGAAAATAAGTGAAGCTTTGGAATTTGCTCAACAAGAACTTGCACCAAGAGGCGAGAAAAAT CAAGCCTTTCTCAAGGAAATAGAGAAAACAGTAGCACTTTTGCTTTTTGAAGATGCAGAAAACTGTCCGTATGGGGAACTGTTGGATGTTTCTCACCGCCTGAAGACGGCAAATGAAGTCAATGCTGCAATTCTTACAAGTCAAAGTCAGGAGAAAG ATCCAAAGCTCCCTAGCCTGTTGAAGATGTTGATATGGACTCAAGACCAGCTGGACGAAAAGGCGGCATATCCGCGGATCAATAACTTCTCCACTGCCGCACTAGAAGATCCGGCTATATGA